One window from the genome of Candidatus Paceibacterota bacterium encodes:
- a CDS encoding AEC family transporter, translating into MNEIIIKIAPIFLIFLSGNILKRIGIFKKEDADLFLKIVFYAAAPSLVIVSVSSLALEFAFIYLPVIAMLIILCTSVLARATGRKLGLERPTLGVFLVGSMIMNTHFILPFVIAVYGKDGMARYSLFDLGNALVVFTFVYYVACKYGTNGYDPKSISRKLFFSPLLWALMIGITLNAYNIRMPGVADDFFQLLGNMVTPLVMLALGIYFSLNIKHAAPAACVLLIRMFFGFILGLIFSQVFGLEGLTRTIVLLSSAAPVGYNTLTFSSLENLDKEFAAEIISLSILLGFVSTSIIMIFFS; encoded by the coding sequence ATGAATGAGATAATAATAAAGATCGCGCCCATATTCCTTATATTTCTATCGGGAAACATCCTGAAAAGGATCGGCATTTTTAAAAAAGAAGACGCGGACCTTTTTTTGAAGATAGTTTTTTATGCGGCGGCGCCGTCTCTCGTCATTGTTTCAGTTTCGAGCCTCGCGCTTGAGTTCGCTTTCATTTATCTTCCGGTGATCGCCATGCTCATCATCTTGTGCACCTCGGTGCTTGCTCGCGCGACGGGTAGGAAGCTGGGTCTTGAAAGGCCGACCCTTGGGGTTTTCCTGGTCGGCTCGATGATCATGAACACCCACTTCATCCTTCCTTTTGTGATCGCTGTCTATGGCAAAGATGGGATGGCGAGATATTCTTTGTTTGATCTCGGAAACGCGCTGGTTGTATTTACGTTCGTATATTATGTCGCCTGTAAATATGGAACCAATGGATATGATCCCAAAAGCATATCGAGAAAATTGTTTTTCTCTCCGCTTCTTTGGGCGCTTATGATCGGCATCACCCTCAACGCTTACAACATTCGCATGCCCGGCGTGGCGGATGATTTTTTCCAGCTTCTGGGAAACATGGTCACGCCCCTCGTCATGCTGGCGCTCGGGATATATTTCAGTCTTAATATAAAACATGCCGCTCCCGCCGCTTGCGTTCTTTTGATCAGGATGTTTTTCGGATTCATTCTCGGATTGATCTTCTCGCAGGTGTTTGGTCTTGAGGGGCTGACGAGGACGATCGTGCTCCTTTCCTCCGCCGCGCCGGTAGGCTATAACACTCTGACGTTCTCATCGCTGGAGAATTTGGACAAAGAATTCGCCGCGGAAATAATCTCGCTTTCGATCCTGCTTGGATTCGTTTCCACCTCGATCATAATGATATTCTTTTCCTGA
- a CDS encoding flavodoxin yields MKKLVVYYSLEGNTKFIAEAVAKALGADVMELKPKKEISANGFMKYFWGGRQVFMKEKPELFPFSVDPGDYDAIIIGTPVWSFTFSPPIGTFFSKAKLSGKKIAPFCSHSGGMKRALEDMKKELKGNEFIGEADFVDVLKNKDENAKKAMDWAKKIDESLA; encoded by the coding sequence ATGAAAAAACTGGTAGTCTATTATTCGCTTGAGGGTAACACCAAATTCATCGCGGAAGCTGTTGCAAAAGCGCTTGGCGCAGATGTCATGGAACTGAAACCGAAAAAGGAGATCTCCGCAAATGGATTTATGAAATATTTTTGGGGAGGAAGGCAGGTGTTCATGAAGGAAAAGCCGGAACTTTTTCCTTTCTCCGTGGATCCCGGCGATTATGATGCGATCATTATCGGCACTCCTGTCTGGTCTTTCACGTTCTCTCCTCCCATCGGAACTTTTTTTTCGAAAGCAAAACTTTCCGGAAAGAAAATAGCACCGTTCTGCTCTCATAGCGGAGGGATGAAAAGAGCGCTGGAAGATATGAAAAAAGAACTGAAAGGGAATGAATTTATCGGTGAGGCGGATTTTGTCGATGTTCTGAAAAACAAGGATGAAAATGCGAAAAAGGCCATGGATTGGGCCAAAAAAATAGATGAGTCGCTTGCATGA
- a CDS encoding CDGSH iron-sulfur domain-containing protein, which produces MEKNNKKDPRIKIMKNGPYKVTGGVPMSKQTIIADEHGYSKEWEEGRRYPDKEEYYLCRCGRSGDMPYCDKTHEKVGFDGSETASRKKYIDCAEKLEGPDLVLTDREDLCVSARFCDRFEGTWELTAKSDDPGSKKLATEQACNCPGGRLVAWDKKTKKAIEPDFKPSIGLVEDPEAGVSGPIWARGGIPVEGSDGKVYEVRNRVTLCRCGRSKNRPFCDGRHKEGFSAGI; this is translated from the coding sequence ATGGAAAAAAATAACAAAAAAGATCCGAGAATAAAGATTATGAAAAACGGTCCCTATAAGGTGACGGGAGGCGTTCCGATGTCAAAGCAGACCATAATCGCGGACGAGCACGGATACTCAAAGGAGTGGGAGGAGGGCAGGCGCTATCCCGACAAGGAAGAATATTATCTTTGCCGTTGCGGAAGGTCCGGGGACATGCCCTATTGCGACAAAACTCATGAGAAAGTGGGATTTGACGGGTCGGAAACGGCCAGCAGGAAGAAATATATTGACTGCGCCGAGAAGCTTGAAGGGCCTGATCTTGTGCTGACGGATCGCGAAGACCTTTGCGTGTCTGCAAGATTCTGCGACCGCTTTGAAGGGACGTGGGAACTGACAGCCAAATCGGATGATCCCGGATCCAAAAAACTCGCAACGGAACAGGCGTGCAATTGCCCGGGAGGCCGCCTTGTGGCTTGGGATAAAAAAACGAAGAAAGCCATTGAGCCGGACTTCAAGCCGTCCATAGGGCTTGTCGAAGATCCCGAGGCCGGTGTCAGCGGTCCGATCTGGGCGCGCGGAGGCATTCCCGTCGAGGGGTCGGATGGCAAGGTTTACGAGGTCCGGAACCGCGTCACTCTTTGCCGGTGCGGAAGGTCGAAGAACAGGCCATTTTGCGACGGAAGGCATAAGGAAGGTTTTTCTGCCGGGATCTGA
- a CDS encoding cytochrome b5 domain-containing protein: MKKLVGVSLFVFWAFVAAILTAGLVFYQNNKNSPAGNSVLPSGASDPVQEEQITLDAAEIAKHGSTQDCWLLINSKVYNVTTYLGTHAGGVATIAPYCGKEATQAFATKETGSSHSSYANELLASYYVGDLNQKIGAPQPGQNTQNANTPPPPQPNPSAADPAPKPPPPPVSQTSLNAAEIAKHNSTGDCWIIISSKVYNVTSYLQAHPGGVGTISPYCGQDATQAFQGKGHSSYADSLLASYYIGSLNQTVDTPVIQQNVQNTNNTPPPINIRGDDDDDNDD; encoded by the coding sequence ATGAAAAAATTAGTAGGCGTTTCGCTCTTTGTTTTTTGGGCATTTGTTGCGGCGATCCTGACCGCAGGACTTGTCTTTTATCAGAACAATAAAAATTCTCCGGCTGGAAATTCCGTCCTCCCCTCCGGAGCAAGCGACCCGGTCCAGGAAGAACAAATAACGCTTGATGCGGCCGAGATCGCAAAACACGGATCGACCCAGGACTGCTGGCTTCTGATAAACAGCAAAGTTTACAATGTTACAACCTATCTTGGAACCCATGCGGGCGGAGTGGCGACCATCGCTCCCTATTGCGGAAAGGAAGCGACCCAGGCCTTTGCCACAAAAGAGACGGGATCCTCCCATTCTTCATATGCGAATGAGCTTCTTGCTTCGTATTACGTCGGAGATCTGAATCAAAAGATCGGCGCGCCTCAACCCGGACAGAATACGCAAAACGCGAACACGCCTCCCCCGCCGCAACCAAATCCCTCCGCCGCAGATCCGGCTCCGAAACCTCCGCCGCCCCCGGTCAGTCAGACGTCTCTCAATGCCGCCGAGATCGCAAAGCATAATTCAACGGGCGACTGCTGGATAATTATCAGCAGCAAAGTGTACAACGTCACAAGCTATCTTCAAGCGCATCCGGGCGGAGTCGGAACAATCTCTCCTTATTGCGGACAAGATGCAACCCAGGCATTCCAGGGAAAAGGGCATTCTTCTTATGCAGACAGCCTGCTTGCTTCATATTACATCGGATCATTGAATCAGACCGTTGACACTCCCGTAATACAGCAGAATGTCCAAAACACCAACAACACTCCTCCTCCGATCAACATACGAGGAGACGATGACGATGACAATGACGATTAA
- a CDS encoding M14 family zinc carboxypeptidase, translated as MYYLVIFLFVFLAGGYSLFANNIIRPPSDEIATVDEEEIKVPEETKIEKKVFGQSQQGKNIEGYEIGSGKDSLLIFAAIHGNEMGTADLLNRLVLEISLDPDIVSQSKKLIIIPVANPDGYEDRTDKLNASGVNLNLNFATSLWEQYGPEGNYAGPAPFSESESRVIRDLVEQYKPKAMISFHAHGNLISPEAGEPSVALAKWYSARTGYEFYGGWDYSGTATKWFKEMTGNPAITVEISKDYQSDWEINKGALLELISSDNLPISS; from the coding sequence TTGTATTATCTCGTAATTTTTTTGTTCGTATTTTTGGCGGGCGGATACTCCCTTTTCGCGAACAATATCATCCGGCCGCCTTCGGATGAAATCGCAACGGTTGACGAAGAAGAAATCAAAGTTCCGGAAGAAACAAAGATCGAAAAGAAGGTTTTCGGTCAGTCGCAGCAGGGGAAGAACATTGAGGGCTATGAGATCGGGTCGGGAAAAGACAGTCTGCTGATATTTGCGGCGATCCATGGCAACGAGATGGGCACGGCCGATCTTCTCAATCGCCTGGTGCTGGAGATCTCTTTGGATCCTGACATTGTTTCCCAGTCAAAAAAACTGATCATTATTCCGGTTGCCAATCCGGACGGATATGAGGACCGGACAGACAAGCTGAATGCCAGCGGCGTTAATCTGAATCTGAATTTCGCTACTTCCTTGTGGGAGCAATACGGACCCGAGGGGAACTATGCCGGTCCGGCGCCATTCTCCGAAAGTGAGAGTCGCGTGATCAGGGATCTTGTCGAGCAGTATAAACCGAAGGCCATGATATCTTTCCACGCTCACGGAAATCTGATCTCGCCGGAAGCAGGTGAACCTTCCGTCGCCTTGGCAAAATGGTATTCCGCTAGGACCGGATACGAATTCTATGGCGGCTGGGATTATTCGGGTACGGCGACGAAGTGGTTCAAGGAGATGACAGGAAATCCGGCTATCACGGTGGAAATATCGAAAGATTATCAAAGCGATTGGGAAATAAATAAAGGAGCCCTGCTTGAGCTTATTTCTTCCGATAATCTCCCGATCTCAAGCTGA
- a CDS encoding class IV adenylate cyclase: MKYLNIEIKAKCSDQDKIRKILNSHNADFKGIDHQIDTYFNVNSGRLKLREGDIENHLVYYERENKKGPKESSTILFDSDPRSSLKEVLSRSLGQLVVVDKKREIYYIDNVKFHLDDVSGLGTFAEIEAADKDGKIGREKLLEQCNRYLELFGIKKEDLLADSYSDMLIKRK, encoded by the coding sequence ATGAAGTATTTGAATATAGAAATAAAGGCAAAGTGCTCCGATCAGGACAAGATCAGGAAGATATTGAATTCGCATAATGCGGATTTCAAGGGGATCGACCATCAGATCGATACATATTTCAATGTGAACTCAGGGAGGCTGAAATTGCGGGAGGGGGATATTGAGAATCATCTTGTCTATTACGAACGGGAGAACAAAAAGGGCCCCAAGGAGTCAAGCACGATCCTGTTCGATTCCGATCCGCGATCAAGCCTGAAAGAGGTTCTTTCAAGGTCTCTGGGACAATTGGTCGTAGTCGACAAAAAAAGGGAGATCTATTATATAGATAATGTGAAATTCCATCTGGATGACGTCAGCGGTCTTGGGACTTTTGCCGAGATCGAGGCTGCCGATAAAGACGGGAAGATAGGCAGGGAGAAACTGCTGGAGCAGTGCAACCGCTACCTTGAGCTCTTTGGCATCAAAAAAGAAGATCTTCTTGCCGATTCCTATAGCGACATGCTGATAAAGAGAAAATAA
- a CDS encoding NUDIX domain-containing protein, whose amino-acid sequence MKKDKPRPGVGIGVIIINKDGNVLFGKRKGSHAPFFSIPGGRLEAGETFEDCAIREIKEETGMDISHPEVIAVTNNLKTYRNEGVHYISVVLLAKDFSGEPRIMEPEKCEGWIWADPKNIPMPHFDASERSIECYLNGFFYKKFE is encoded by the coding sequence ATGAAAAAAGATAAACCGAGGCCCGGCGTCGGCATTGGCGTCATTATAATCAACAAAGATGGAAACGTTCTTTTTGGGAAAAGAAAGGGGAGCCATGCGCCGTTCTTTTCGATCCCCGGAGGGCGGCTTGAGGCCGGGGAAACGTTCGAGGATTGCGCCATTCGGGAGATCAAGGAAGAGACCGGAATGGATATCTCGCATCCGGAAGTGATCGCCGTAACGAATAATTTGAAAACATACAGGAACGAAGGAGTGCACTATATTTCCGTTGTCCTTCTGGCTAAAGATTTCTCAGGAGAACCACGGATCATGGAACCCGAGAAATGCGAGGGATGGATCTGGGCGGACCCAAAGAACATTCCCATGCCCCATTTTGATGCAAGCGAAAGAAGCATAGAATGCTATCTTAATGGCTTTTTTTACAAGAAATTCGAATAA
- a CDS encoding TetR/AcrR family transcriptional regulator gives MDPNSEKLESSPTKNLIVDVAEKLFSKFGYLGVSMSDIAKSLEMTKAALYYHFPSKEKLYLEVIDGAFSEFSGMIKKISEGDFSVQKKFCKAITSYVDFCLEEKDLAKLTNEKYAKEDENIVDFISRKKDEIAGQFEPIVKDVLVLRKKDSISSNMATHLLIGMLNTFVLGEILDGGKNLKSKDIAKHINSLFFK, from the coding sequence ATGGATCCTAATTCGGAAAAACTAGAGTCGTCGCCGACGAAAAACCTCATAGTCGATGTGGCGGAAAAGCTGTTTTCGAAGTTCGGCTATCTCGGGGTTTCGATGTCGGATATCGCAAAGTCTCTCGAGATGACCAAGGCCGCGCTTTATTATCATTTTCCAAGCAAGGAGAAGCTTTATTTGGAAGTGATCGACGGAGCCTTCAGCGAATTTTCCGGCATGATAAAAAAGATAAGCGAAGGGGATTTCTCGGTCCAGAAAAAATTTTGCAAGGCGATAACTTCCTATGTGGATTTTTGCCTTGAGGAAAAAGACCTTGCAAAGCTTACGAATGAGAAATATGCCAAGGAAGATGAGAATATCGTGGATTTTATTTCCAGAAAAAAGGATGAGATAGCGGGCCAATTCGAGCCCATAGTCAAGGACGTTCTCGTTCTCAGAAAAAAAGATTCCATCTCGAGCAACATGGCGACTCATCTTCTTATTGGAATGCTCAACACGTTCGTTCTTGGAGAGATTTTGGACGGTGGAAAGAACCTGAAATCGAAAGATATTGCCAAGCACATCAATTCTTTATTTTTCAAATAG
- a CDS encoding DNA alkylation repair protein — protein sequence MNCKEIISKLRANGSRKNVEGMARFGISSKNTLGVGMPYLRDLARTVKKEAKREKDVSGYRHDLALKLWNSKIHEARIVAVLVDDPDLVTEAQMESWVSDLESWDLCDQACGNLFDRTEFAYDKAAEWSERKEEFVKRAGFVLMATLAVHDKSANDGAFIDFFPYIKKECVDERNFVKKAVNWALRQIGKRNRTLNKEALKVAKEIRRSDSRSAKWIAGDAIRELENKRF from the coding sequence ATGAATTGCAAAGAGATAATCTCAAAACTTAGAGCCAATGGGAGCCGGAAGAACGTTGAGGGAATGGCGAGGTTCGGCATCAGCTCAAAGAACACTCTTGGTGTGGGTATGCCGTATCTGAGGGACCTTGCCCGGACGGTGAAAAAAGAAGCGAAGAGAGAAAAAGACGTTTCCGGATATCGCCATGATCTGGCGCTTAAGCTCTGGAATTCAAAGATCCATGAAGCAAGGATCGTTGCCGTGCTTGTCGATGATCCGGATCTGGTGACCGAGGCGCAGATGGAGTCCTGGGTTTCGGATCTGGAGTCCTGGGACCTGTGCGACCAGGCCTGTGGAAACCTTTTTGACAGGACCGAATTCGCATATGACAAGGCGGCCGAGTGGAGCGAACGAAAAGAAGAGTTTGTGAAACGTGCCGGGTTCGTGCTGATGGCGACTCTTGCGGTGCATGATAAGTCTGCGAATGACGGCGCATTCATTGATTTTTTTCCATACATAAAAAAAGAATGCGTTGATGAAAGGAACTTTGTGAAAAAAGCTGTCAATTGGGCGCTCCGCCAGATCGGAAAGAGAAATAGAACTCTGAACAAGGAGGCTCTGAAGGTTGCAAAGGAAATAAGAAGATCGGATTCCCGGTCCGCAAAGTGGATCGCGGGCGATGCGATCAGGGAATTGGAGAATAAAAGATTTTAA
- a CDS encoding hydrolase, which produces MESVSKTIKPTGCCEPFDPAPWQEKEIVWKDKLFVKDHVACFLHIPLNMGKVIVKNMEAINDADASALHQLMLTDEKSLWGADVYIDVAKEVPGCEMARISGTYLTRVYEGPYGNAGKWAQDMADYVKNKGKEMKKLYFSYTTCPRCAKAYGKNYVVLFAKID; this is translated from the coding sequence ATGGAAAGTGTCAGTAAGACTATCAAACCGACCGGGTGCTGCGAACCGTTCGATCCCGCACCCTGGCAGGAGAAGGAAATAGTCTGGAAAGATAAATTATTCGTGAAAGATCATGTCGCGTGTTTTTTGCACATTCCGTTGAACATGGGGAAAGTGATCGTAAAAAACATGGAAGCAATAAATGACGCGGATGCTTCCGCTTTGCATCAGCTGATGCTTACCGATGAGAAATCTTTGTGGGGTGCGGACGTCTATATAGATGTGGCCAAGGAAGTTCCGGGCTGCGAGATGGCAAGAATTTCCGGAACGTATCTTACCAGGGTATATGAAGGCCCCTATGGCAATGCGGGGAAATGGGCGCAGGATATGGCGGACTATGTGAAAAACAAAGGGAAAGAAATGAAGAAGCTTTATTTTTCATACACCACCTGTCCCAGATGTGCCAAAGCATATGGCAAGAACTATGTCGTTCTTTTTGCGAAGATAGATTGA
- a CDS encoding TipAS antibiotic-recognition domain-containing protein yields MTSNNKIEKKELYDAFKDDDVKEYQEEAKRRWGATDAYKQSMKKIGKLTKAQMEKLKKDGIERTREIAAGMDKGVGDKKVQELIARHYRGIQFFYDCPLEMYQNLGKMYVDDPRFTAHYDKHRPGLAVFMRDAIAYFCETNRK; encoded by the coding sequence ATGACCAGCAATAATAAGATCGAGAAAAAAGAGCTCTATGACGCTTTCAAGGATGACGACGTCAAAGAATACCAAGAAGAAGCAAAACGGCGCTGGGGCGCAACCGATGCCTACAAGCAGAGTATGAAAAAAATCGGAAAACTTACCAAGGCCCAAATGGAAAAACTGAAAAAAGACGGCATTGAACGCACCAGAGAAATTGCCGCCGGCATGGACAAGGGCGTCGGGGACAAAAAAGTGCAGGAACTTATTGCCCGGCACTACCGGGGCATCCAATTTTTCTATGACTGCCCTCTTGAAATGTACCAGAACCTCGGAAAAATGTACGTGGATGATCCCCGCTTCACGGCCCACTATGACAAGCACCGCCCGGGACTTGCTGTTTTCATGAGAGATGCTATCGCATATTTCTGCGAAACAAATCGGAAATAG
- a CDS encoding phosphotransferase, with protein sequence MNKKTPADRLNYSGDLGPVVDRLCGAYGIGKPAGYYVIEMGYEDCNVAIEASGGKYVAKIFSKERTPVIILRYGTIMKKAIDAGVNHPFLEKTSDGGVVYMDSAANGISMVLMKFIEGKTFLDMGRCPDDSERRAIIKQAAKIDRIDHHPAYLSDSWAIPNIHRTFQKVRKFIQADDLKLVERVLAQYDAIPAGSLPCCFVHGDFTKANIIKGDDGKMYILDFSVSNWQPRIQEISVILANLLYDKNDSLSLRDKAELVSDEYSGFNPLTQEERKYVYPYALAGIAMEFMGAHQEKYINGNDSEETGYWLDLGRNGLKKELSDG encoded by the coding sequence ATGAACAAAAAAACGCCGGCCGACAGGCTGAATTACTCGGGAGATCTTGGCCCGGTAGTAGACCGTCTTTGCGGTGCCTATGGGATCGGGAAGCCCGCAGGCTACTATGTGATTGAAATGGGCTATGAAGATTGCAACGTGGCCATCGAAGCATCGGGGGGAAAATATGTGGCGAAAATATTTTCCAAAGAACGTACGCCCGTGATCATTTTGCGATACGGCACTATAATGAAAAAAGCCATAGATGCGGGGGTCAATCATCCCTTTTTGGAAAAAACGAGCGATGGAGGGGTGGTGTATATGGACAGCGCTGCCAACGGTATCTCGATGGTGCTGATGAAATTCATCGAGGGCAAGACATTTTTGGACATGGGCCGCTGCCCTGATGACAGCGAGCGGCGGGCGATAATTAAACAGGCTGCCAAGATAGACAGGATAGACCATCACCCTGCATATTTGTCCGACAGCTGGGCTATTCCAAATATCCATAGAACATTTCAGAAGGTTCGGAAGTTCATTCAGGCCGATGACCTCAAGCTGGTCGAAAGAGTTCTGGCTCAATACGATGCAATTCCGGCCGGCAGTCTGCCTTGCTGTTTTGTCCATGGCGATTTCACAAAAGCCAACATTATAAAGGGCGACGATGGAAAAATGTATATTTTGGATTTTTCAGTTTCGAATTGGCAGCCGAGGATCCAGGAGATATCGGTAATTCTGGCTAATTTGCTTTATGACAAGAATGACTCCTTGTCCTTGCGGGATAAAGCGGAACTGGTTTCAGACGAATATTCCGGGTTTAATCCGCTCACCCAGGAAGAGCGAAAGTATGTCTATCCGTATGCATTAGCCGGCATAGCGATGGAATTCATGGGTGCTCACCAGGAGAAATATATCAACGGCAATGACAGTGAAGAAACCGGATACTGGCTTGATCTGGGACGCAACGGATTGAAAAAAGAATTATCCGACGGATAG
- a CDS encoding HD domain-containing protein: protein MPKKINYIKKIIQEAERSLKRKEKQSISHRMDHMERVWKRAKAIAMKMMEELDIVIDMEALEAACRLHDLDESYEGKKADHVENSMTDGETLMRKIKYPPCRRRKVLQIVSEHSSESIRTPTSIEAKILFDADKLDGLGAIGIARVFALCGQQGLSIAETAKWYRAKIQKAIPYMQTDIGKKLAAKNLPYVISYLEKIEKEQAELEAI, encoded by the coding sequence ATGCCCAAAAAAATAAACTACATAAAAAAGATCATACAGGAAGCGGAAAGATCCCTGAAGAGAAAGGAGAAACAATCGATCAGCCACCGGATGGACCACATGGAACGGGTCTGGAAAAGGGCCAAAGCAATTGCCATGAAAATGATGGAAGAACTGGATATCGTGATCGATATGGAAGCACTGGAAGCAGCCTGCCGCCTCCACGATCTGGACGAATCCTATGAAGGGAAAAAAGCGGACCATGTGGAAAACAGCATGACGGACGGAGAAACGCTGATGCGGAAGATCAAGTATCCTCCATGCAGAAGGCGCAAAGTCCTCCAGATAGTCTCGGAACATTCCTCGGAGAGCATCAGGACGCCGACCAGCATTGAAGCAAAGATACTGTTCGATGCGGATAAGCTCGACGGCCTTGGAGCCATAGGGATCGCCAGAGTATTCGCGCTGTGCGGACAGCAGGGACTGAGCATCGCCGAAACCGCAAAGTGGTATCGCGCCAAAATACAGAAAGCAATTCCATATATGCAGACGGACATCGGCAAAAAGCTCGCCGCAAAAAATCTGCCATATGTGATCTCATATCTTGAAAAGATCGAGAAGGAGCAGGCGGAACTGGAAGCCATCTAA
- a CDS encoding ferric reductase-like transmembrane domain-containing protein has product MNAMAQKNTAWMVILFMTILPVLRWAQISPLEYRFLDFGATMGSAGQITALMGMVLFSINLILSGRFKVLDRSMHGLVDVYNKHHIVGAISFSLLLFHPLFLALRFMPISLREAALFLLPGQNQAINYGIISLLLFILLIVFTFFASLGYKRWKISHTFMILVAFFAILHSFRTTSDVSRDPLLRSYILGLAFIGFASAFYQAFLSKFIRKKYIYVVEKVSKVGPGIVEIEMSPKNRRMTFEAGQFIFIRFSSKIVGNEVHPFSISSGEDDPNLSVSIKSLGDFTKNAAGIEIGSEAAIEGPYGKFSRRNSASKDQIWVAGGIGITPFLSMARSLKDDDYRIDLFYSVKSVEEAAFLNELEEISRSHPGFKVISWISNDKGFLSCNAISEISLNFSDKDIFLCGPPVFMECIHAQLIGLDIPESRIHWEIFNFSPK; this is encoded by the coding sequence ATGAACGCAATGGCGCAAAAAAACACAGCGTGGATGGTGATTTTGTTCATGACAATTCTGCCTGTTTTGAGATGGGCCCAGATCTCCCCCCTGGAATACAGATTCCTGGATTTTGGCGCGACCATGGGAAGTGCCGGACAAATTACTGCGCTCATGGGCATGGTCTTGTTTTCCATAAATCTCATTCTCTCCGGAAGGTTCAAGGTTCTCGATAGATCCATGCACGGACTTGTTGATGTTTACAACAAGCACCACATCGTCGGCGCGATCTCCTTTTCCCTACTCTTGTTCCATCCCCTGTTTCTGGCTCTGAGATTTATGCCCATATCTCTCCGGGAGGCGGCGCTATTCCTTCTTCCCGGTCAGAACCAGGCTATAAACTACGGCATAATCTCGCTCCTCCTTTTTATCCTGCTTATAGTATTCACTTTTTTTGCCTCTCTAGGATACAAGCGCTGGAAAATTTCGCACACCTTTATGATCCTGGTCGCTTTCTTCGCGATCCTGCATTCATTCAGGACGACAAGCGATGTATCACGGGATCCATTGTTGAGATCTTATATATTAGGATTGGCTTTCATTGGGTTTGCTTCTGCGTTCTATCAGGCATTTCTCAGCAAATTCATCCGGAAAAAATATATTTACGTCGTGGAAAAAGTATCCAAAGTCGGTCCGGGGATCGTCGAGATCGAAATGTCTCCGAAGAACAGACGGATGACCTTTGAAGCGGGACAATTCATTTTCATCCGTTTTTCAAGCAAGATCGTCGGAAACGAGGTCCACCCGTTCTCCATTTCTTCGGGAGAGGACGATCCGAATTTGTCCGTATCGATAAAATCACTTGGAGATTTCACAAAAAATGCCGCCGGCATCGAGATCGGAAGCGAGGCGGCGATCGAAGGACCATATGGCAAATTTTCACGCAGGAATTCTGCGAGCAAAGATCAGATCTGGGTGGCGGGCGGGATCGGCATCACTCCGTTCCTCAGCATGGCGAGAAGCCTGAAGGATGACGATTATAGGATAGATCTTTTCTACAGCGTGAAAAGCGTTGAGGAGGCGGCATTTCTGAACGAACTCGAAGAGATCTCAAGGTCTCATCCCGGATTCAAAGTGATAAGCTGGATCTCCAACGACAAAGGATTCCTCAGCTGCAACGCGATCTCGGAAATAAGCCTGAATTTTTCGGATAAAGACATATTTCTCTGCGGCCCCCCTGTTTTCATGGAATGCATCCATGCTCAGCTTATTGGCCTTGACATTCCGGAATCAAGGATCCACTGGGAAATTTTTAATTTTTCTCCAAAATAA